Proteins encoded together in one Alkalihalobacillus sp. TS-13 window:
- a CDS encoding sodium:alanine symporter family protein, with the protein MAQFEAFLGDVSGWVWGPWLLILLVGTGIFLTLRLSFLQFSLLPYSLKLAFTKKQDKKSEGDISHFQALMTALAATIGTGNIAGVATAVFIGGPGAVLWMWLSALFGMATKYAEAILAVKYRVKNKNGEMSGGPMYYLDKGLNAKWLGVLFAFFGAFAAFGIGNMVQSNSVADAVQTTFNIPGWVTGLILMVLTGLVILGGIKSIGRVVAYLVPFMALFYVVGGLVILFMNLDLVPSAVGLIFSDAFTGEAVAGGALGAVIRWGVARGVFSNEAGLGSAPIAAAAARTDFPARQALVSMTQVFIDTIVVCSITGITLVMGDMYKGDLNGAALTTETFRSFLGAPGALIVTIGIILFAYSTVLGWSYYGEKCFSYLFGDNSVKYYRLLFVLAVFVGTTVSLNVVWTLADIFNGLMAIPNLIGLLGLSGVVVAETKRFLAVKKEEEQKQTSESA; encoded by the coding sequence ATGGCTCAATTTGAAGCGTTTCTAGGGGATGTTAGTGGTTGGGTATGGGGACCCTGGCTGCTCATATTGCTCGTCGGCACAGGTATTTTCCTGACGCTGCGACTCAGTTTCTTACAGTTTTCATTACTACCTTATTCATTGAAATTGGCTTTTACAAAAAAGCAGGACAAAAAATCTGAAGGGGATATCTCCCACTTTCAGGCACTGATGACTGCGCTCGCTGCAACAATCGGTACAGGTAACATCGCCGGGGTTGCAACGGCTGTATTCATCGGGGGACCTGGGGCTGTCCTCTGGATGTGGCTCAGTGCACTTTTCGGTATGGCAACCAAGTATGCCGAAGCGATTTTAGCTGTAAAATATCGTGTGAAAAACAAAAATGGTGAAATGTCCGGGGGCCCGATGTACTACCTCGACAAAGGACTGAACGCAAAATGGCTTGGTGTCCTTTTTGCATTCTTTGGGGCATTCGCCGCATTCGGGATCGGAAACATGGTCCAATCAAACTCTGTTGCAGATGCTGTACAAACGACCTTCAATATCCCTGGGTGGGTAACTGGCTTGATCTTGATGGTATTGACAGGTCTCGTAATCCTCGGTGGAATCAAGAGTATCGGCCGGGTCGTGGCTTACCTCGTTCCTTTCATGGCTCTTTTTTATGTCGTGGGCGGATTGGTGATCTTGTTCATGAACCTTGATCTCGTTCCGAGTGCTGTCGGCTTGATTTTCAGTGATGCCTTTACAGGTGAAGCTGTTGCAGGTGGTGCTCTAGGTGCAGTCATCCGCTGGGGTGTCGCACGCGGGGTCTTCTCGAACGAAGCTGGTTTAGGTTCAGCGCCGATTGCCGCTGCTGCAGCAAGAACAGACTTCCCTGCACGCCAAGCGCTCGTTTCCATGACACAGGTATTCATCGATACGATCGTCGTCTGTTCGATTACAGGAATCACGCTCGTCATGGGGGATATGTATAAAGGTGACCTGAATGGTGCCGCTCTCACAACAGAGACATTCCGGAGCTTCTTAGGCGCGCCAGGTGCCTTGATCGTCACGATCGGCATTATTTTGTTCGCATACTCGACTGTATTAGGATGGTCCTATTACGGGGAAAAATGTTTCTCTTACCTGTTCGGGGACAATTCAGTGAAATACTACAGGCTGCTGTTTGTCCTTGCCGTATTCGTCGGTACAACTGTTTCGCTCAACGTCGTCTGGACGCTTGCTGACATCTTCAACGGCTTGATGGCGATTCCTAACTTGATTGGACTCCTCGGTCTATCCGGTGTGGTCGTTGCCGAAACGAAACGCTTCCTTGCCGTGAAAAAGGAAGAAGAACAAAAGCAAACCTCGGAATCAGCTT
- a CDS encoding low molecular weight protein-tyrosine-phosphatase, which yields MKKVLFVSSGGVCRAPIAEAVLNEMCKNKGLNVEIDSAATSDWHIGDFLHEDSVEILDEKKIPFKTKESRKVKAEDLEAFDYILAMDAETLGELHRLAGMRETGVMARLLDFVEDLKEDDIPDPYMTGEFDKAFNLIAVGCDHFIRKMKKGLS from the coding sequence GTGAAAAAAGTCTTATTTGTGTCTTCTGGAGGGGTTTGCCGTGCGCCGATCGCAGAAGCGGTTTTAAATGAAATGTGTAAAAATAAGGGGCTCAACGTTGAAATCGATTCAGCAGCGACAAGCGATTGGCATATTGGAGATTTTCTACATGAGGATAGTGTCGAAATACTTGACGAAAAAAAGATACCTTTTAAGACAAAGGAAAGCAGAAAGGTAAAGGCAGAAGATCTGGAGGCGTTCGATTACATCCTAGCGATGGATGCTGAAACACTCGGAGAATTGCATCGTCTTGCGGGTATGCGGGAAACAGGGGTGATGGCCAGACTCCTTGATTTTGTTGAGGATTTAAAGGAAGATGACATCCCGGATCCATATATGACAGGAGAGTTTGATAAGGCGTTCAACCTGATTGCAGTTGGGTGCGACCATTTTATACGGAAAATGAAAAAGGGGCTGTCTTAA
- a CDS encoding GlsB/YeaQ/YmgE family stress response membrane protein — MAFIWTLIVGGIIGWLAGLIVGRDVPGGIIGNIIAGIIGAWLGTLLLGSWGPSLGGMALIPALIGAIIVVLLLSFIMKRTRRPSSHH, encoded by the coding sequence ATGGCTTTTATTTGGACTTTAATCGTAGGTGGTATCATTGGTTGGTTAGCTGGTCTTATCGTAGGAAGAGATGTACCTGGAGGAATCATCGGTAATATCATTGCAGGAATCATTGGTGCTTGGCTAGGAACACTTCTACTTGGTTCATGGGGACCATCGCTTGGAGGTATGGCCTTGATCCCTGCATTGATCGGTGCAATCATCGTCGTACTTTTGTTAAGCTTCATCATGAAACGGACAAGAAGACCAAGCAGCCATCATTAA
- a CDS encoding YtxH domain-containing protein: MTQSVYKPDQQKTNQPTPIKVNKDKEGSLLWKGILIGAVVGGIASLINKNTRKNVQDRSIKLKDQTSSLYKTVREDPAVIMNTVKHTMDTTSKALNDLSREVREVIQKVDEVRQHSVETYSSMKEVGGELKDVSGKVKEAGREITDIPDEEDNKY; the protein is encoded by the coding sequence ATGACTCAATCTGTATACAAACCTGATCAACAAAAAACGAATCAGCCAACCCCAATAAAAGTAAATAAAGACAAAGAGGGTTCTTTGCTTTGGAAGGGAATCCTGATCGGTGCAGTCGTTGGTGGTATTGCATCTTTAATTAACAAGAACACACGGAAAAATGTACAGGACCGTTCAATAAAGTTAAAAGATCAGACATCCTCTTTGTACAAAACTGTTCGCGAAGATCCTGCAGTCATCATGAACACGGTCAAGCATACGATGGATACTACCTCAAAAGCGTTGAACGATTTATCACGTGAGGTAAGAGAAGTCATCCAGAAAGTTGATGAAGTACGTCAGCATTCTGTGGAGACGTATTCAAGCATGAAAGAGGTCGGTGGAGAACTGAAGGATGTTTCCGGCAAGGTGAAAGAAGCTGGAAGAGAAATTACGGACATACCTGATGAAGAGGACAATAAATATTAA
- a CDS encoding YihY/virulence factor BrkB family protein, whose translation MVERLKQPSKKIFWQDLFKRIQEDGVTDLAAQLAFYFLLSLFPFLIVTITVITTIVDKNRLFTLIQLYGPPELMNIVKDNTEIINNQGGAILSVGIIVTLWTASNGMNAVIKALNHAYDVEESRNFIVARAVAISLTLGMLLIILVAMALPVFGQMIGNVFGYLGLPNWETIWNGLRWVLSTVIIACVITIIYFVAPNKPLRIKDVWVGAVIATIGWQLVSWAFSFYVNNFGNYSATYGSLGGVIVLMLWFYVSGLMLIIGGEVNATFNKLRKSG comes from the coding sequence ATGGTGGAAAGATTGAAGCAGCCGTCAAAGAAGATTTTCTGGCAGGATCTATTCAAAAGGATCCAGGAAGACGGAGTGACCGACTTGGCGGCACAACTTGCTTTTTATTTTCTGCTGTCACTTTTTCCATTTCTGATTGTTACGATTACTGTCATTACAACGATCGTTGATAAAAATCGATTGTTCACGCTCATACAGCTGTATGGTCCACCTGAATTGATGAACATCGTAAAAGATAATACTGAAATCATCAACAACCAGGGTGGTGCGATCCTCTCCGTAGGAATTATTGTCACTCTTTGGACTGCTTCTAATGGGATGAATGCAGTGATCAAGGCTTTGAACCATGCTTATGATGTGGAGGAGAGCAGAAATTTCATCGTGGCGAGAGCAGTCGCGATATCGCTGACGCTTGGCATGCTCCTAATTATACTCGTCGCGATGGCATTGCCTGTTTTCGGCCAGATGATCGGGAATGTGTTTGGATACCTTGGACTGCCAAATTGGGAAACGATATGGAATGGACTTCGCTGGGTACTTAGTACTGTAATCATTGCATGCGTAATTACCATCATTTATTTTGTAGCCCCAAACAAACCGTTGCGGATTAAGGATGTCTGGGTCGGTGCTGTGATTGCTACGATTGGCTGGCAGCTTGTTTCATGGGCATTTTCTTTTTATGTAAATAATTTCGGTAACTACAGTGCCACCTATGGAAGCCTTGGCGGGGTCATCGTCCTGATGCTTTGGTTTTATGTCTCAGGGTTGATGCTTATTATTGGTGGAGAGGTGAATGCAACCTTCAATAAGCTCCGTAAAAGTGGTTAA
- a CDS encoding acetolactate synthase large subunit, with product MRVSELFVKCLEKEGVEYIFGVPGEENIDFLDALKESNIEFITTRHETGAAFMAGVYGKLTGKPGVCLATLGPGATNLVTGVAEANMDLTPLIAITGQADLERQHKQSHQFYDLVSMFKPVTKWNTSIRDKDIVPEVVCKAFQQAVSEKPGAVHIELPEDIAMLEVEGNPLEEQSNELLTRAVDKKIEEAAQAINKAKNPIVLVGNGVTRMGASEPLQHFVERISAPFTSTFMGKGAITYEHPQNLQTVGLQDKDHIVCGIDNADLIITIGFDFAEYSPSAWNPDGDKPIIHIDTQPAEVDTCYPVKTSVIGDLVENLNRLTEKVNAREQMDPFFEKLRTEIMDDLSEHDEDKSYPMKPQKIAADLRAVLDDDAILLSDVGAHKMWLARYFHCIQPNTCLISNGFASMGIAMPGAIGAKLAFPDKKVVAVAGDGGFLMTVQELETMARLKLPIVVVVWTDNRYGLIEWKQMNEYDRSSSITFDNPDIVQLAKAFGAEGLKVLRAEEFQPILERAFELDRPVVIDCPVDYKENVRLTERLGNIICNN from the coding sequence ATGCGAGTATCCGAATTGTTTGTGAAATGTCTAGAAAAAGAAGGGGTCGAATATATTTTTGGTGTGCCGGGGGAGGAAAATATCGATTTTCTCGATGCGTTGAAAGAATCGAACATCGAGTTCATCACGACAAGGCATGAGACCGGTGCTGCGTTCATGGCAGGGGTATACGGGAAGTTGACTGGTAAACCAGGTGTATGTCTTGCAACGTTAGGGCCAGGTGCAACGAATCTTGTGACAGGCGTAGCAGAGGCGAACATGGACTTGACCCCACTGATTGCGATAACCGGACAGGCAGATCTGGAGCGCCAACATAAACAATCTCACCAATTTTATGATCTCGTCTCCATGTTTAAACCGGTCACCAAGTGGAATACCTCCATACGGGATAAGGATATTGTACCTGAAGTTGTCTGTAAAGCCTTCCAACAAGCGGTCAGTGAAAAGCCTGGAGCCGTCCATATCGAGCTTCCGGAAGATATCGCAATGCTTGAAGTGGAAGGAAATCCATTGGAAGAACAGTCCAATGAGTTGCTTACGAGAGCTGTTGATAAAAAGATAGAGGAAGCAGCACAAGCGATCAATAAAGCGAAAAATCCGATCGTACTCGTTGGAAACGGTGTGACACGGATGGGCGCGTCAGAACCTCTTCAACATTTTGTGGAGAGAATCAGTGCCCCATTTACGAGCACTTTCATGGGGAAAGGCGCGATTACTTATGAACATCCGCAAAACCTGCAAACAGTGGGCTTACAAGATAAGGATCATATTGTATGTGGGATCGATAATGCTGATTTGATCATCACAATCGGTTTTGATTTTGCAGAGTATTCACCTTCAGCCTGGAATCCAGACGGGGATAAGCCGATCATTCATATCGATACACAGCCTGCAGAGGTTGATACGTGTTATCCGGTTAAAACAAGTGTGATCGGTGACCTTGTGGAGAATTTGAATCGACTGACTGAAAAAGTGAACGCACGCGAGCAGATGGATCCCTTTTTCGAAAAGCTTCGAACTGAAATCATGGATGACCTCAGTGAACATGATGAAGATAAATCATACCCGATGAAACCGCAGAAAATTGCAGCGGATTTACGAGCTGTTTTAGATGATGATGCGATTTTGCTTTCAGATGTCGGGGCTCATAAAATGTGGCTTGCTCGTTACTTCCATTGCATCCAACCGAATACGTGCTTGATCTCGAATGGGTTTGCCTCAATGGGGATCGCAATGCCTGGCGCAATCGGTGCGAAGCTGGCTTTTCCAGATAAAAAAGTCGTGGCGGTCGCTGGTGACGGAGGATTTCTGATGACTGTCCAGGAGCTGGAAACGATGGCTCGCTTGAAATTACCGATCGTAGTCGTCGTCTGGACAGATAACCGATATGGTCTGATTGAATGGAAACAGATGAATGAATATGATCGAAGCTCAAGCATCACATTTGATAATCCAGATATCGTACAGCTGGCGAAGGCATTTGGTGCTGAAGGTCTTAAGGTTCTCCGGGCCGAAGAGTTCCAGCCGATTTTAGAGAGAGCTTTTGAACTGGATCGGCCTGTCGTCATCGACTGCCCGGTTGATTATAAAGAGAATGTGCGTTTAACAGAACGTTTGGGGAATATCATTTGCAATAACTGA
- a CDS encoding VanZ family protein, which produces MEIQKDTREYARLKWRWIGAILFVCYTAILIYSTLFTFNYYVYGKSFNLVLLDSIRLMWRSGNYWLIFKNVIGNLLLFMPLGFLLPLMFRWLDSFIKMFFISFGASGLIELLQYYYASRIFDIDDILLNGIGGLSGLILYKILAFFYRIYERNFKRRS; this is translated from the coding sequence ATGGAGATACAAAAAGATACAAGAGAATACGCGCGTTTGAAGTGGCGATGGATAGGAGCGATCCTATTCGTTTGTTATACAGCAATCCTGATCTACTCCACTTTATTCACATTCAACTATTACGTTTATGGAAAGTCCTTCAATCTCGTTCTGCTTGATAGCATCCGATTGATGTGGAGGAGCGGAAATTATTGGCTGATTTTCAAAAACGTAATAGGAAACCTACTGTTGTTCATGCCATTAGGTTTCCTATTGCCGTTGATGTTCAGATGGCTGGATTCATTCATAAAGATGTTCTTCATCTCGTTCGGGGCGAGCGGGTTGATCGAACTGCTTCAATACTATTACGCAAGCCGGATTTTCGATATAGATGATATCTTGTTGAATGGGATAGGTGGATTGTCAGGATTGATCCTATATAAAATTCTTGCGTTCTTCTACAGGATTTATGAGAGGAACTTTAAAAGAAGGAGCTGA
- a CDS encoding redoxin domain-containing protein — translation MRLRTEMPEFEGATEWLNGEVSKDQLLGDKPTLVHFWSVSCQLCKEAMPNINQFRDDYKDDLNVVAVHMPRSEKDLDIDQVKEIAAEHDITQPIFVDNQHKLTDAYENQYVPAYYVFDAEGKLRHFQAGGDGMKMLTKRVNRVLGK, via the coding sequence ATGAGATTACGTACTGAGATGCCTGAATTCGAAGGTGCTACAGAATGGTTGAACGGGGAAGTTTCGAAGGATCAGCTATTAGGAGATAAACCTACACTGGTACATTTCTGGTCTGTAAGCTGCCAGCTATGTAAAGAGGCAATGCCGAACATCAACCAATTCCGTGATGATTATAAAGACGATTTGAACGTTGTGGCGGTTCATATGCCTCGTTCTGAAAAAGATCTCGATATCGATCAAGTCAAGGAAATCGCTGCTGAACATGACATTACGCAACCGATTTTCGTTGATAACCAACACAAACTCACTGACGCTTATGAAAATCAATACGTTCCAGCATATTACGTATTCGACGCCGAGGGTAAGCTTCGTCACTTCCAAGCTGGCGGAGATGGAATGAAAATGCTCACTAAGCGTGTGAATCGCGTATTAGGAAAATAA
- a CDS encoding prolyl oligopeptidase family serine peptidase, whose protein sequence is MQETYFWETVIKSVTDVIQLSDRLTNIFNDNSYDQVLLGSSMGGLIASCAFVQNNCFDGLITINSSGYWTGCEDYFQKIGFKPSGWVEEIQKLDPIERVAAIQERPILLLHGSNDQIIPANTQQLFYEKAVVQYDDKEKIKFELFPNVNHTTTLPMVEQAVTWLEAAFPQVGQKV, encoded by the coding sequence ATCCAGGAAACGTATTTTTGGGAAACTGTCATAAAGAGTGTCACTGACGTTATTCAGCTTTCTGATCGTCTGACGAACATTTTTAATGATAACTCCTATGATCAAGTATTACTGGGCAGCTCGATGGGAGGCTTGATTGCTTCATGCGCTTTTGTTCAGAATAATTGTTTCGATGGGTTGATTACGATAAATAGCTCTGGATATTGGACTGGATGCGAAGATTACTTTCAAAAGATCGGTTTTAAGCCTAGCGGTTGGGTTGAGGAGATCCAAAAACTCGATCCAATTGAACGCGTGGCTGCTATTCAGGAGCGCCCTATTCTTCTGCTGCATGGTTCAAATGATCAGATCATACCCGCAAACACCCAGCAATTGTTCTATGAAAAAGCAGTTGTACAATATGATGATAAAGAAAAAATCAAATTTGAGCTATTTCCTAATGTCAATCATACCACTACCCTCCCAATGGTTGAGCAAGCGGTAACCTGGCTTGAGGCAGCTTTCCCACAAGTAGGACAAAAGGTTTAA